A DNA window from Pseudomonas resinovorans NBRC 106553 contains the following coding sequences:
- a CDS encoding HPr family phosphocarrier protein, protein MPACEITIINKLGLHARAAAKFVGVAGRYPCQIRVGRTPESLVDGKSIMAVMMLAAGKGTPIHLHTDGDQDDDALTALIELINNKFDEGE, encoded by the coding sequence ATGCCCGCCTGCGAGATCACCATCATCAACAAGCTCGGCCTGCATGCCCGGGCGGCGGCGAAGTTCGTCGGCGTCGCGGGTCGCTATCCCTGCCAGATCCGCGTGGGCCGCACCCCCGAGAGCCTGGTGGACGGCAAGAGCATCATGGCGGTGATGATGCTCGCCGCCGGCAAGGGCACGCCCATCCACCTGCACACCGATGGCGACCAGGACGACGATGCCCTGACCGCCCTGATCGAGCTGATAAACAACAAGTTCGACGAAGGCGAATGA
- a CDS encoding superoxide dismutase, giving the protein MSHQLPTLPYAYDALEPHIDAQTMEIHHSKHHQTYVNGLNAALEGHPLAALPVEQLLQRLDDLPAELRPAVINHGGGHANHGLFWMVMSPSGGGVPEGELAAAIDAELGGFERFKEAFTKAALTRFGSGWAWLSVTKAKRLLVESSANQDSPLLQGNTPILGLDVWEHAYYLRYQNRRPEYIGAFYNVIDWAEVARRYKQAMA; this is encoded by the coding sequence ATGTCCCACCAACTGCCCACCCTGCCGTATGCCTACGATGCCCTGGAGCCGCACATCGATGCGCAGACCATGGAGATCCACCACAGCAAGCATCACCAGACCTACGTGAATGGCCTCAATGCCGCGCTGGAGGGGCATCCCCTGGCCGCGCTGCCGGTGGAGCAATTGCTCCAGCGCCTGGACGATCTGCCGGCCGAGCTGCGTCCGGCGGTGATCAACCATGGCGGCGGCCATGCCAACCATGGGTTGTTCTGGATGGTGATGTCGCCCTCCGGCGGCGGTGTGCCCGAGGGTGAGTTGGCGGCGGCCATCGACGCCGAGCTGGGTGGTTTCGAGCGCTTCAAGGAGGCCTTCACCAAGGCAGCGCTGACCCGCTTCGGCAGTGGCTGGGCCTGGCTCAGCGTCACCAAGGCCAAGCGCCTGCTGGTGGAAAGCTCGGCCAACCAGGACAGCCCGCTGCTGCAGGGCAACACGCCGATCCTCGGCCTGGACGTCTGGGAACACGCCTACTACCTGCGCTACCAGAACCGCCGGCCGGAGTACATCGGTGCCTTCTACAACGTCATCGACTGGGCTGAAGTGGCCCGTCGTTACAAGCAGGCGATGGCCTGA
- the rapZ gene encoding RNase adapter RapZ, producing MRLIIVSGRSGSGKSTALDVLEDHGFYCIDNLPAALLPELAERALLHTELLQPLVAVSIDARNLPSQLLRFPELLAEARARHIKCDLLYLDAENDTLLKRFSETRRRHPLTNDNRSLAEAIRDEELLLAPIADLADLKIDTTHLNLYQLRDSLKLRLLNQPEPGTAFLIESFGFKRGMPVDADLVFDVRCLPNPYWKPELREHSGLEPAVAEYLAGQPDVEEMYQDIHGYLSKWLPRFAASNRAYVTIAIGCTGGHHRSVYIAERLGAALKPSLKNVQVRHRDLS from the coding sequence ATGCGCCTGATCATCGTTAGCGGCCGCTCCGGCTCGGGCAAGAGCACCGCCCTCGATGTTCTCGAGGACCACGGTTTCTACTGCATCGACAACCTGCCGGCCGCCCTGCTTCCCGAGCTGGCCGAACGAGCGTTGCTGCACACCGAGCTGCTGCAGCCCCTGGTCGCGGTGTCGATCGACGCGCGCAACCTGCCCAGCCAGCTGCTGCGTTTTCCGGAGCTTCTGGCCGAGGCCCGCGCCCGCCACATCAAGTGCGACCTGCTCTACCTCGACGCGGAGAACGACACGCTGCTAAAGCGTTTCTCCGAAACCCGTCGGCGCCACCCGCTCACCAACGACAACCGCTCCCTTGCCGAAGCCATTCGTGACGAGGAACTGTTGCTTGCGCCGATCGCGGACCTCGCCGACCTGAAGATCGACACCACCCATCTCAACCTCTACCAGCTGCGCGACAGCCTCAAGCTGCGCCTGTTGAACCAGCCCGAGCCCGGCACCGCCTTCCTCATCGAATCCTTCGGATTCAAGCGTGGCATGCCGGTGGACGCCGACCTGGTGTTCGACGTGCGCTGCCTGCCCAATCCGTACTGGAAGCCCGAACTGCGCGAGCACTCGGGACTGGAGCCGGCCGTCGCCGAGTACCTCGCCGGGCAACCGGACGTGGAAGAGATGTATCAGGATATCCACGGCTACCTGAGCAAGTGGCTGCCGCGCTTCGCCGCCAGCAACCGCGCCTATGTCACCATCGCCATCGGCTGCACCGGCGGACACCACCGTTCGGTCTACATCGCCGAGCGCCTGGGCGCGGCCCTGAAACCCAGCTTGAAGAATGTCCAGGTTCGCCACCGCGACCTCAGCTAG
- a CDS encoding ZIP family metal transporter has protein sequence MQTSLISSSRSVRQFIGALVVMVGLTLLSMQAMMALQPLLEPHLWQALRAGSLCALGTALGALPVLFLRSISARLSDGLLGFGAGVMLSATVFSLLMPGLEAAGDLGFSKWSAGGLMSVGLLLGATGLFVLGRFLPQQPPRLDGQFSITPRVKLFVIAIVLHNIPEGMAVGVAAGAGLPGADGLALGIALQDIPEGLIISLVLAGAGMSQGRALLIGAASGLVEPLFAVLCAWLVQVSVLLLPWGLALAAGAMLFAVVHEIIPESHRNGHETAASLGLAVGFCLMMVLDTALA, from the coding sequence ATGCAGACTTCCCTGATTTCCAGTAGCCGTTCCGTCCGCCAGTTCATCGGTGCCCTGGTGGTGATGGTCGGCCTCACGCTCCTGTCGATGCAGGCGATGATGGCCTTGCAACCTCTGCTGGAACCACACCTGTGGCAAGCGCTGCGCGCCGGTTCGCTCTGCGCCCTGGGAACGGCGCTGGGGGCGCTGCCGGTGCTCTTTCTGCGCAGCATCTCGGCGCGGTTGTCGGACGGCCTGCTGGGGTTCGGTGCCGGCGTGATGCTCTCCGCCACGGTGTTCTCCCTGCTGATGCCGGGGTTGGAGGCGGCCGGTGACCTCGGCTTCTCCAAGTGGTCGGCGGGAGGCCTGATGAGCGTTGGTCTGCTGCTCGGCGCCACCGGCCTGTTCGTGCTGGGGCGGTTTCTGCCGCAGCAGCCGCCACGGCTGGATGGGCAGTTTTCCATCACGCCGCGGGTCAAGCTCTTCGTCATCGCCATCGTCTTGCACAACATTCCAGAGGGAATGGCGGTTGGCGTGGCGGCGGGCGCGGGCCTGCCAGGCGCCGACGGCCTGGCGCTGGGCATCGCCCTGCAGGACATCCCCGAGGGGCTGATCATTTCGCTGGTGCTGGCGGGGGCTGGCATGTCCCAGGGGCGGGCGCTGCTGATCGGCGCGGCATCGGGACTGGTGGAGCCGCTATTCGCGGTGCTCTGCGCCTGGCTGGTTCAGGTCTCGGTGCTGCTGCTGCCCTGGGGTCTGGCACTGGCCGCGGGTGCGATGCTCTTCGCCGTGGTCCACGAGATCATTCCCGAGTCCCATCGCAATGGTCACGAGACGGCTGCCAGCCTCGGGCTGGCGGTGGGGTTCTGTCTGATGATGGTGCTGGATACCGCGCTGGCCTGA